In one window of Halomarina pelagica DNA:
- a CDS encoding DUF7285 family protein: MSRSSARRAQVEPVAALLAVVVLCLAVSLYAGVVTDFVATDSNADGTTAIAADRAVALVAPAGVATPADLPAAVDAAPAGYRLNATLDAGGERWHLGPAAPPTAPRATRPVSVRLAPGRVVPGTLAVVVWS; this comes from the coding sequence ATGTCACGCTCGTCGGCGCGTAGGGCGCAGGTTGAGCCGGTAGCGGCGCTGCTTGCGGTCGTCGTCCTCTGTCTCGCCGTGAGCCTCTACGCGGGCGTCGTCACCGATTTCGTCGCCACCGACTCGAACGCCGACGGGACGACGGCGATCGCCGCCGACCGGGCGGTCGCGCTCGTCGCGCCGGCGGGCGTCGCGACGCCCGCCGATCTCCCGGCCGCGGTCGACGCCGCGCCGGCGGGGTACCGGCTCAACGCCACGCTCGACGCCGGCGGTGAGCGCTGGCATCTCGGCCCGGCCGCCCCACCGACGGCACCGCGCGCGACCCGCCCGGTGAGCGTCCGCCTCGCGCCCGGCCGGGTCGTCCCCGGAACGCTCGCGGTGGTGGTGTGGTCGTGA
- a CDS encoding DUF7108 family protein: MTGVPDDAVEEATRLTRLARDAVDEGEAEAARAKRDALLGEHGFTARVREEDATLVLYPAEWIEDGTVRFDRIDDTERAVERPLEGAGDGEDWEAIEAHNRDIVARVADEHGEVHGKNAAAFADFMGNHYAKPIEAATARMRAEFLTEYFPRNAWPDERQRDAVGESIELTIKTARSVR, translated from the coding sequence ATGACGGGAGTTCCTGACGACGCCGTAGAGGAGGCAACGCGACTGACCCGACTCGCCCGCGACGCCGTCGACGAGGGCGAAGCCGAGGCCGCGCGCGCGAAGCGCGACGCGCTGCTCGGCGAACACGGGTTCACCGCCAGAGTGCGGGAGGAAGACGCGACGCTCGTGCTCTATCCCGCCGAGTGGATCGAGGACGGGACGGTCAGGTTCGACCGCATCGACGACACCGAGCGCGCGGTCGAGCGACCGCTCGAAGGGGCGGGCGACGGCGAGGACTGGGAGGCGATCGAGGCGCACAACCGCGATATCGTCGCGCGGGTCGCCGACGAACACGGGGAAGTCCACGGAAAGAATGCGGCGGCGTTCGCGGACTTCATGGGGAACCACTACGCGAAGCCGATCGAGGCGGCCACCGCGAGGATGCGAGCGGAGTTCCTCACCGAGTACTTCCCGCGTAACGCGTGGCCCGACGAGCGACAGCGCGACGCCGTCGGCGAGTCTATCGAACTGACGATAAAAACGGCGCGTTCGGTCCGATAG
- a CDS encoding DUF7311 family protein → MLRVVLAVLLAVALVGASLPAVERARVASSDAAVEREATALATAVERACADSDPVTPGGPGARRVVTLALPARSWGHAGVERVRVTPRGVRWRVRGGARHRLRFDGPAALDRPIELRGAGRHRLRVACERRAGRAVAVVRRGTGL, encoded by the coding sequence GTGCTCCGCGTCGTCCTCGCGGTCCTGCTGGCCGTCGCGCTCGTGGGCGCGTCCCTCCCCGCCGTCGAACGCGCGCGCGTCGCGTCGAGCGACGCGGCTGTCGAGCGGGAGGCCACCGCGCTCGCGACCGCGGTCGAGCGAGCGTGCGCGGACAGCGACCCCGTCACCCCGGGCGGGCCCGGCGCGCGTCGCGTCGTCACCCTCGCGCTCCCCGCTCGCTCGTGGGGTCACGCCGGCGTCGAGCGGGTTCGCGTCACCCCGCGTGGCGTCCGCTGGCGGGTTCGCGGCGGCGCGCGACACCGTCTCCGGTTCGACGGACCGGCCGCACTCGACCGCCCGATCGAACTGCGCGGAGCGGGCCGCCACCGCCTCCGCGTCGCCTGCGAGCGCCGCGCCGGCCGCGCGGTCGCCGTCGTCCGTCGCGGCACAGGTTTATGA
- a CDS encoding alkaline phosphatase family protein — protein sequence MGLFDRLRGDDGPRVAFFGIDGVPYSLLRDHTDEFPNLAAVASEGAAGAIDSIVPPESSACWPALTTGVNPGETGVYGFQDRENGSYDTYVPMGRDVQATRLWDRVEAADRDATVMNVPVTFPPQRNVQRMVSGFLSPSVDKAAYPDELRETLQELNYRIDVNAKLGHQEDKSEFMEDAHATIDARFEAFKHYVQQDDWDLFFGVFMTTDRVNHFLFKDYERDGENKELFIDFYRKVDDYLGQLREMLDDDTTMVVASDHGFTSLDYEVHFNQWLVEEGWLDFQDDDPSELGDITDDTRAYSLIPGRFYVNLEGREPRGSVSEEDYESVRDELKEELEALEGPNGTAVAERVVTKEEAFRGDHDDIAPDLVVIPNHGFDLKAGFKGTGDVFGVGPRNGMHSFNNACLFIDDPDARVGDADLLDIAPTILDLMEVEYDRTSFDGSSLAR from the coding sequence ATGGGACTGTTCGACCGCCTTCGCGGCGATGATGGGCCACGTGTCGCCTTCTTCGGAATCGACGGCGTCCCCTATAGCCTGCTGAGAGATCACACGGACGAGTTTCCGAACCTCGCGGCCGTCGCGTCCGAGGGGGCCGCGGGGGCGATCGACAGCATCGTCCCCCCCGAGTCCAGCGCCTGCTGGCCCGCGCTCACGACCGGGGTAAATCCCGGCGAAACGGGCGTATACGGCTTCCAGGACCGGGAGAACGGCTCGTACGACACCTACGTCCCGATGGGCCGCGACGTCCAGGCGACGCGCCTCTGGGACCGCGTCGAGGCCGCCGACCGCGACGCGACGGTGATGAACGTCCCCGTCACGTTCCCGCCCCAGCGAAACGTCCAGCGGATGGTGAGCGGCTTCCTCTCGCCGAGCGTCGACAAGGCCGCCTACCCCGACGAACTGCGCGAGACGTTGCAGGAACTGAACTACCGCATCGACGTGAACGCGAAACTCGGCCACCAGGAGGACAAGTCCGAGTTCATGGAGGACGCCCACGCGACGATCGACGCGCGCTTCGAGGCGTTCAAACACTACGTCCAGCAGGACGACTGGGACCTCTTCTTCGGCGTCTTCATGACGACCGACCGGGTCAACCACTTCCTGTTCAAGGACTACGAGCGCGACGGCGAGAACAAGGAGCTGTTCATCGACTTCTACCGCAAGGTCGACGACTACCTCGGCCAGCTCCGCGAGATGCTCGACGACGACACCACGATGGTCGTCGCCTCCGACCACGGGTTCACCAGCCTCGACTACGAGGTCCACTTCAACCAGTGGCTCGTGGAGGAGGGCTGGCTCGACTTCCAGGACGACGACCCGAGCGAACTCGGCGACATCACCGACGACACGCGCGCCTACTCGCTCATCCCCGGCCGGTTCTACGTCAACCTGGAGGGTCGCGAGCCGCGCGGAAGCGTGAGCGAGGAGGACTACGAGTCCGTCCGCGACGAACTCAAGGAGGAACTCGAAGCGCTGGAGGGGCCCAACGGGACGGCGGTCGCGGAGCGCGTCGTCACCAAGGAGGAGGCCTTCCGCGGCGATCACGACGACATCGCGCCCGACCTCGTCGTGATTCCGAACCACGGCTTCGACCTCAAGGCCGGGTTCAAGGGGACCGGCGACGTGTTCGGCGTCGGCCCGCGAAACGGTATGCACAGCTTCAACAACGCCTGCCTGTTCATCGACGACCCCGACGCGCGCGTCGGCGACGCCGACCTGCTCGACATCGCGCCGACGATCCTCGACCTGATGGAGGTCGAGTACGACCGCACGTCGTTCGACGGCTCGAGTCTCGCCCGATAA
- the rnhA gene encoding ribonuclease HI — translation MPVIECDPDEARERLEAAGVAVDAGNTGHERWRAEYEGATAVAYDDKVVVQGRTPGRLVGLLRGGGGRAHVYFDGAARGNPGPAAVGWVIVTGDGIAAEGGERIGRATNNQAEYEALVRALEVAADFGFDSVEIRGDSQLVVRQVTGAWNTNDPELRERRVRVHELLREFEDWSLAHVPREINDRADDLANEALDDGSS, via the coding sequence ATGCCGGTCATCGAGTGCGATCCCGACGAGGCGCGAGAGCGCCTGGAGGCGGCGGGCGTCGCGGTGGACGCGGGGAACACGGGGCACGAACGCTGGCGCGCCGAGTACGAGGGGGCGACGGCGGTGGCGTACGACGACAAGGTCGTCGTGCAGGGTCGTACGCCGGGACGGCTGGTCGGCCTCCTGCGCGGCGGCGGCGGCCGCGCGCACGTCTACTTCGACGGCGCGGCCCGCGGCAATCCCGGCCCGGCCGCGGTCGGGTGGGTCATCGTCACGGGCGACGGCATCGCCGCCGAGGGCGGCGAGCGCATCGGGCGCGCGACCAACAACCAGGCGGAGTACGAGGCGCTCGTCCGCGCGCTCGAGGTCGCCGCCGACTTCGGGTTCGACTCCGTCGAGATCCGCGGCGACTCGCAACTCGTGGTCAGGCAGGTGACGGGCGCGTGGAACACGAACGACCCCGAACTGCGCGAGCGACGCGTCCGCGTCCACGAACTCCTCCGCGAGTTCGAGGACTGGTCGCTCGCGCACGTTCCGCGGGAGATAAACGACCGCGCCGACGACCTGGCGAACGAGGCACTCGATGACGGGAGTTCCTGA
- a CDS encoding ATPase, T2SS/T4P/T4SS family, translating into MSRFPFGLLDRGSPPACACRPRADGDRLVVDATDCDGGGVVERSPDCRETVVDALARRDAEVVLVRAAGVERSYEGDAAAFLVAAGRFVEAAAHRDETLAARARRDPLLAARQATGRAGALARIAAETGLAEGAARAEGYEDALRPRVGPTVARARIAVRPPSDARLVERTDLDTGAVVRVYERPGDELRLYHLVPIEHTFDDAALAALAAAYERLAEGDATGDRAAGRAVRAVADASGDTDVPVERLVAVLEKHTAGAGVLDDLFADPGCSDVFVTAPADAAPLRVRRGDETLRTNVRLTERGVETLASRFRRTSGRAFSRASPTLDAATTAGGRRVRVAGVTDPASDGVGFAFRAHDVEAWTLPALAANGTLPADAAALCSLAVERDAACLVTGGRASGKTTLLSALCWELPAAVRVVAIEDTPELPVAALRERGRDVQRLRADADADGFSPEEAVRTALRLGDGALVVGEVRGAEAGALFEAMRVGANDSAVLGTIHGDGGASVRERLVSDLGVPERALGATDLLVTCALTPRGRRVASVEEVHAVESGVGFAPLFERDGDGLAATGRLERGESRLLAGLARPGESYADLRAALDARKAWFDELVAADLTDAASVVSEHARRRGRDRPGDR; encoded by the coding sequence ATGTCCCGGTTCCCGTTCGGCCTCCTCGATCGCGGGTCGCCACCCGCCTGCGCCTGCCGCCCGCGCGCGGACGGCGACCGCCTCGTCGTCGACGCGACCGACTGCGACGGCGGCGGCGTCGTGGAGCGCAGCCCCGACTGCCGCGAGACGGTCGTCGACGCGCTCGCCCGTCGCGACGCCGAGGTCGTGCTCGTCCGCGCCGCGGGCGTCGAGCGGTCCTACGAGGGGGACGCGGCGGCGTTCCTCGTCGCCGCGGGTCGGTTCGTCGAGGCGGCCGCCCACCGCGACGAGACGCTCGCGGCGCGCGCCCGCCGCGATCCGCTCCTCGCCGCCAGACAGGCGACCGGCCGCGCGGGGGCGCTCGCCCGCATCGCCGCGGAGACGGGGCTCGCGGAGGGCGCGGCCCGGGCCGAGGGGTACGAGGACGCTCTCCGCCCGCGCGTCGGGCCGACGGTCGCCCGCGCTCGAATCGCCGTCCGTCCGCCGTCGGACGCGCGCCTCGTCGAGCGGACTGACCTCGACACGGGCGCGGTCGTCCGGGTGTACGAGCGCCCGGGGGACGAACTCCGGCTCTACCACCTCGTTCCGATCGAGCACACGTTCGACGATGCCGCGCTCGCCGCGCTCGCCGCCGCCTACGAGCGGTTGGCGGAGGGGGACGCGACCGGCGACCGCGCCGCGGGGCGCGCCGTCCGGGCGGTCGCGGACGCGAGCGGGGACACGGACGTGCCCGTCGAGCGCCTCGTCGCGGTGCTCGAGAAGCACACCGCCGGCGCGGGCGTGCTCGACGACCTCTTCGCCGACCCCGGCTGCTCCGACGTGTTCGTGACGGCCCCCGCCGACGCCGCCCCCCTGCGCGTCCGCCGGGGCGACGAGACGCTCCGGACGAACGTCCGGCTGACAGAGCGCGGCGTCGAGACGCTCGCCTCGCGCTTCCGGCGGACGAGCGGCCGGGCGTTCTCGCGGGCGAGTCCGACCCTGGACGCGGCGACGACGGCGGGCGGTCGCCGCGTCCGCGTCGCCGGCGTCACCGATCCCGCGAGCGACGGCGTCGGGTTCGCCTTCCGCGCCCACGACGTCGAGGCGTGGACGCTCCCGGCGCTCGCGGCGAACGGCACGCTCCCCGCGGACGCGGCGGCGCTCTGCTCGCTCGCCGTCGAGCGCGACGCCGCCTGCCTCGTCACCGGCGGTCGTGCGTCGGGGAAGACGACGCTCCTCTCCGCGCTCTGCTGGGAACTCCCTGCCGCCGTCCGCGTCGTCGCGATTGAGGACACGCCCGAACTCCCCGTCGCCGCCCTGCGCGAGCGCGGGCGGGACGTCCAGCGCCTCCGCGCCGACGCGGACGCGGACGGATTCTCCCCCGAGGAGGCGGTCAGAACCGCGCTTCGGCTGGGAGACGGCGCGCTCGTCGTCGGCGAGGTACGCGGCGCGGAGGCGGGCGCACTGTTCGAGGCGATGCGCGTCGGCGCGAACGACAGCGCCGTCCTCGGCACGATCCACGGCGACGGCGGGGCGAGCGTCCGCGAGCGCCTCGTCTCCGACCTCGGCGTCCCCGAACGCGCCCTGGGGGCGACCGACCTCCTCGTCACCTGTGCGCTGACGCCGAGGGGTCGTCGCGTCGCGTCGGTCGAGGAGGTCCACGCCGTCGAGTCGGGGGTCGGATTCGCGCCGCTGTTCGAACGCGACGGCGACGGACTCGCCGCCACGGGTCGCCTGGAGCGCGGCGAGAGCCGCCTGCTCGCCGGACTCGCCCGCCCCGGCGAGTCGTACGCCGATCTCCGAGCGGCCCTCGACGCGCGGAAAGCGTGGTTCGACGAACTGGTCGCCGCCGACCTGACCGACGCCGCGTCCGTCGTGAGCGAGCACGCCCGCCGTCGCGGACGGGACCGACCGGGTGACCGATGA
- a CDS encoding DUF7310 family coiled-coil domain-containing protein: MADDTLSARIDALERALTDGRALPDLADEARVATRLTEIEDRVDELDDRIADLDAAVQALRGYVGEVRRVDRAVERRADAAIAAVESLEGTIAAADLPSEGRRDAPDEADGSAAPSESAPGPRTRLTDGPETDVAGTPTDGEREADEVDGALARLRNAL, translated from the coding sequence ATGGCAGACGACACGCTCTCCGCGCGAATCGACGCGCTCGAACGCGCCCTCACCGACGGTCGCGCGCTCCCCGACCTGGCCGACGAGGCGCGGGTCGCGACCCGCCTGACCGAGATCGAAGACCGGGTCGACGAGCTGGACGACCGGATCGCCGACTTGGACGCCGCGGTGCAGGCGCTTCGCGGCTACGTCGGCGAGGTCAGGCGCGTCGATCGGGCGGTCGAGCGGCGCGCGGACGCCGCCATCGCCGCCGTCGAATCGCTCGAGGGGACGATCGCGGCGGCCGACCTCCCCAGCGAGGGGCGACGGGACGCCCCGGACGAGGCAGACGGCTCCGCCGCTCCGTCCGAATCTGCCCCCGGCCCCCGAACGAGACTCACCGACGGCCCGGAGACGGACGTCGCCGGTACCCCCACCGACGGCGAACGAGAGGCGGACGAGGTCGACGGGGCGCTCGCCCGCCTCCGGAACGCCCTGTAG
- a CDS encoding type II secretion system protein, whose translation MTPRRTRPRDGGRGDRPTIRRFARGAPPSLAGVPRDRYERALRFLSPTLSVETVAAASVVAALAAALGVVVVGLAVAPGLGTALVPAAVAMGFLVAVAACRLPPWAARVRRTAALGAAPDLVSRAVLRMRLTPTPETAAAFAARTGRGPLADSLRRHVERAAGTPASGLGSFGERWREAYPALRRAALLVEAAGAAPAGERERTLDRAARAVLDGTRERMTEATADLSGPVSVIYAFGVFLPLALVAVLPAGRAAGVRVTLPLVVALYDALLPALLLAAAVGVLARRPVTFPAPTISRTHPDVPDRRRGATVALGAGIAAGGAAGAFVVLTLPGWTLPLAVAGVGVGAALLAWYRPVVAVRRRVRAIEDGLADALYLVGRRVEEGRSVERSVELAADEVTGEMGAVLEAAAARQRRLRVGVGEAFLGEHGALAAVPSPRVRSTADLLAIAAREGRPAGAAVVAMADHVEELLSVERRSRRDLKRVTTTLSNTAAAFGPLVAGVTVALADAIGGRSLAGDSVPLPTGGLGLAVGAYVLLLAALLTALAAGLDRGFDRAVVGYRVGAALPAATAVYLVAFAGARLLA comes from the coding sequence ATGACGCCGCGCCGAACGCGTCCGCGCGACGGTGGCAGAGGGGATCGGCCGACGATCCGCCGCTTTGCCCGCGGCGCGCCGCCGTCCCTCGCCGGCGTCCCGCGGGATCGCTACGAGCGCGCACTCCGGTTCCTCTCACCAACCCTTTCCGTGGAGACCGTCGCCGCCGCGAGCGTCGTCGCGGCGCTCGCGGCCGCCCTCGGTGTCGTCGTGGTGGGGCTCGCCGTCGCGCCCGGCCTCGGTACGGCCCTCGTCCCCGCGGCGGTCGCGATGGGGTTCCTCGTCGCGGTCGCCGCGTGCCGACTCCCCCCCTGGGCCGCCCGCGTCCGTCGCACGGCGGCGCTCGGGGCCGCGCCCGACCTCGTCAGCCGCGCCGTGCTGCGGATGCGCCTGACGCCGACCCCCGAGACGGCCGCGGCGTTCGCCGCCCGAACCGGGCGCGGCCCGCTCGCCGACAGCCTCCGCCGCCACGTCGAGCGGGCCGCCGGGACGCCCGCCTCGGGGCTCGGGTCGTTCGGGGAGCGGTGGCGGGAGGCGTACCCGGCGCTACGCCGCGCCGCGCTCCTCGTCGAGGCGGCGGGGGCCGCGCCCGCCGGGGAGCGCGAGCGGACGCTCGACCGGGCCGCCCGTGCCGTCCTCGACGGGACCCGCGAGCGGATGACCGAGGCGACCGCGGACCTCTCCGGCCCCGTCTCCGTGATCTACGCGTTCGGTGTCTTCCTCCCGCTCGCGCTGGTCGCCGTCCTCCCCGCCGGCCGCGCCGCGGGCGTTCGCGTGACGCTCCCGCTGGTCGTCGCCCTGTACGACGCGCTCCTCCCCGCGCTGTTGCTCGCCGCCGCCGTCGGCGTGCTCGCGCGCCGCCCGGTCACGTTTCCCGCCCCCACGATCTCGCGGACGCACCCCGACGTTCCCGATCGACGGCGGGGTGCGACGGTCGCGCTCGGGGCCGGCATCGCGGCGGGCGGTGCCGCCGGCGCGTTCGTCGTCCTGACTCTCCCCGGCTGGACGCTCCCGCTCGCCGTCGCCGGGGTCGGCGTCGGCGCTGCTCTCCTCGCGTGGTACCGACCGGTGGTCGCCGTCCGCCGGCGGGTTCGGGCCATCGAGGACGGCCTGGCCGACGCGCTCTACCTCGTCGGCCGGCGCGTCGAGGAGGGGCGGTCCGTCGAGCGGAGCGTCGAACTCGCGGCCGACGAGGTGACGGGCGAGATGGGTGCCGTTCTGGAGGCGGCCGCCGCGCGACAGCGACGGCTCCGAGTCGGCGTCGGCGAGGCGTTCCTCGGCGAGCACGGCGCGCTCGCGGCCGTCCCCAGCCCCCGCGTGCGGAGCACCGCCGACCTGCTCGCGATCGCCGCGCGCGAGGGTCGCCCGGCTGGGGCGGCCGTCGTCGCGATGGCGGACCACGTCGAGGAACTCCTGTCCGTCGAGCGGCGGTCGCGCCGCGACCTGAAGCGGGTGACGACCACGCTCTCGAACACCGCGGCGGCGTTCGGGCCGCTGGTCGCGGGGGTCACGGTCGCGCTCGCCGACGCGATCGGCGGCCGCTCGCTCGCGGGCGACTCCGTACCCCTCCCGACGGGCGGCCTCGGCCTCGCCGTCGGGGCGTACGTCCTCCTGCTCGCCGCGCTCCTGACCGCCCTCGCTGCGGGTCTCGACCGCGGGTTCGACCGCGCCGTCGTCGGCTACCGCGTCGGCGCGGCGCTCCCCGCGGCCACGGCGGTCTACCTCGTCGCGTTCGCGGGAGCGCGACTGCTCGCGTAG
- a CDS encoding PadR family transcriptional regulator, with product MSEAQSVSGEPGIGRELTAFQQNILVILSEEPRYGLAIKRELEDYYQAEVNHGRLYPNLDDLVEMELVEKSELDKRTNQYALTEKGKDAVLGQLGWIFSRFVTDAERANELRALVDAAE from the coding sequence ATGTCAGAGGCACAGTCAGTCTCCGGCGAACCGGGCATCGGGCGGGAACTTACGGCGTTCCAGCAGAACATCCTCGTCATCCTCTCCGAGGAACCGCGCTACGGTCTCGCGATCAAGCGCGAACTCGAGGACTACTACCAGGCGGAGGTCAACCACGGGCGACTCTATCCCAACCTCGACGACCTCGTCGAGATGGAACTGGTCGAGAAGAGCGAACTCGACAAGCGCACGAACCAGTACGCGCTGACCGAGAAGGGCAAGGACGCCGTCCTCGGCCAGCTGGGATGGATCTTCTCGCGGTTCGTGACCGACGCGGAGCGCGCGAACGAACTGCGCGCGCTCGTCGACGCCGCCGAGTAA
- a CDS encoding DUF7283 family protein, with amino-acid sequence MFDVPLDSIAAWVGLAFVSVALVGVALALPTATPPDAAAAADTIDAVAASPHAAAADYPLHGATVRLDPRRLTLTRGGASAHATFAYGPVTPVRPGSRLGLVLAGRPPTAVFRSPGALARATAAARERAPVVRSAADRLLVRHVRWRGVDVTLVGA; translated from the coding sequence ATGTTCGACGTCCCGCTCGATTCAATCGCCGCGTGGGTCGGCCTCGCGTTCGTCAGCGTCGCCCTCGTCGGCGTGGCGCTCGCCCTCCCGACCGCGACGCCGCCCGACGCGGCGGCGGCCGCCGACACGATCGACGCGGTCGCCGCGAGCCCGCACGCGGCGGCCGCCGACTACCCCCTCCACGGGGCGACTGTCCGTCTCGACCCCCGACGCCTCACGCTCACCCGCGGTGGCGCGAGCGCGCACGCGACGTTCGCCTACGGCCCTGTCACGCCAGTTCGGCCGGGGTCGCGTCTCGGTCTGGTGCTCGCCGGACGACCGCCGACCGCCGTCTTCAGGTCCCCCGGGGCGCTGGCCCGGGCGACGGCGGCGGCCCGCGAGCGCGCGCCGGTCGTCCGGAGCGCCGCCGACCGACTGCTCGTCAGACACGTCCGCTGGAGGGGTGTCGATGTCACGCTCGTCGGCGCGTAG
- a CDS encoding YihY/virulence factor BrkB family protein: MDGAPGTTREALSRIREVVRTREIPLAAAGIAYYALVSLVPLLVLTVVVLTALVGEQLAEFVLRQAGAMLSPSGRNAIRETVRDASGRGGAFAFGSLVFLWAAVRLFRGIGAAFGVVYGTTDGHDVLRQFRDAVVVLVTVVAVAAVLAGIDSVLRVSTTVDLGVVNLFAQFLALTFVLVPLYYFLPDVPVSLAEIVPGAVLCAGGWTVLGVVFEVYAATVGPSLYGALTGVVLFVTWLYVSALVLLLGVVVNVVLAGRD, from the coding sequence ATGGACGGGGCACCAGGGACGACGCGCGAGGCGCTCTCCCGGATCAGGGAGGTCGTCCGTACCCGCGAGATCCCGCTCGCCGCGGCCGGCATCGCCTACTACGCGCTCGTCTCGCTCGTCCCGCTGCTGGTGCTCACTGTCGTCGTCCTCACCGCGCTGGTGGGAGAGCAACTGGCCGAGTTCGTCCTCCGGCAGGCGGGAGCGATGCTGTCGCCCAGCGGTCGTAACGCGATCCGCGAGACGGTCCGGGACGCGAGCGGCCGCGGCGGGGCGTTCGCGTTCGGCTCCCTGGTCTTCCTGTGGGCCGCCGTCCGGCTCTTCCGCGGCATCGGTGCCGCCTTCGGGGTCGTCTACGGGACGACCGACGGACACGACGTCCTCCGGCAGTTCCGCGACGCCGTCGTCGTCCTCGTGACCGTCGTCGCCGTCGCCGCCGTCCTCGCCGGCATCGACAGCGTCCTCCGCGTCAGCACCACCGTCGATCTCGGCGTCGTGAACCTGTTCGCCCAGTTTCTGGCGCTGACGTTCGTGCTCGTTCCGCTCTACTACTTCCTACCCGACGTCCCGGTGTCGCTCGCCGAGATCGTCCCCGGCGCGGTGCTCTGCGCCGGCGGCTGGACGGTCCTGGGGGTGGTCTTCGAGGTCTACGCGGCGACCGTCGGACCCTCCCTCTACGGCGCGCTCACGGGCGTCGTCCTGTTCGTCACGTGGCTGTACGTCTCCGCGCTCGTCCTGCTACTCGGCGTGGTCGTGAACGTCGTCCTCGCCGGCCGCGACTGA
- a CDS encoding transcription initiation factor IIB yields MTRSTRTREREQENHTERENTRECPECGSDHLVKSTDRGELVCDDCGLVVEEEKIDPGPEWRAFNHQERQQKSRVGAPTTQTMHDKGLTTTIDWKDKDAYGRSISSKKRSQMHRLRKWQERIRTKDAGERNLQFALSEIDRMASALGVPRSVREVASVIYRRALKEDLIRGRSIEGVATSALYAACRKEGIPRSLEEISEVSRVERKEIGRTYRYISQELSLEMEPVDPKKYVPRFCSELGLSEEVQSKANEIITTTAEEGLLSGKSPTGYAAAAIYAASLLCNEKKTQREVADVAQVTEVTIRNRYQEQIEAMGIHS; encoded by the coding sequence ATGACACGGTCCACCCGTACCCGGGAGCGCGAGCAGGAGAATCACACAGAACGGGAAAATACGAGGGAATGCCCCGAGTGCGGGTCCGACCACCTTGTTAAGAGCACGGACCGAGGCGAACTCGTCTGTGACGATTGCGGTCTCGTCGTCGAGGAGGAGAAGATCGACCCCGGTCCGGAGTGGCGTGCGTTCAATCACCAGGAGCGTCAGCAGAAGTCCCGGGTCGGCGCGCCGACGACCCAGACGATGCACGACAAGGGACTGACGACGACTATCGACTGGAAGGACAAGGACGCCTACGGGCGCTCGATCTCCTCGAAGAAGCGCAGTCAGATGCACCGGCTGCGGAAGTGGCAGGAGCGCATCCGCACGAAGGACGCCGGCGAGCGCAACCTCCAGTTCGCGCTGAGCGAGATCGACCGCATGGCGAGCGCACTGGGCGTCCCACGCTCGGTACGGGAGGTCGCGTCGGTCATCTACCGCCGCGCGCTCAAGGAGGACCTCATCCGCGGGCGCTCCATCGAGGGCGTCGCCACCAGCGCGCTCTACGCCGCCTGTCGCAAGGAGGGCATCCCGCGCAGCCTCGAGGAGATCTCCGAGGTCTCGCGCGTCGAACGCAAGGAGATCGGTCGGACCTACCGATACATCTCCCAGGAACTCTCCCTGGAGATGGAGCCCGTCGACCCGAAGAAGTACGTCCCGCGGTTCTGTTCGGAACTGGGCCTGTCCGAAGAGGTGCAGTCGAAGGCCAACGAGATCATCACCACCACGGCGGAGGAGGGCCTGCTGTCGGGCAAGTCGCCGACGGGCTACGCCGCGGCGGCCATCTACGCCGCCTCGCTCCTCTGCAACGAGAAGAAGACCCAGCGCGAGGTCGCCGACGTCGCGCAGGTGACGGAGGTCACCATCCGCAACCGCTACCAGGAACAGATCGAAGCGATGGGCATCCACAGCTAG
- a CDS encoding inorganic diphosphatase, with the protein MANLWEDLETGPNAPETVYAVIECLKGERNKYEYDKDVPGVVLDRVLHSNVHYPSDYGFMPRTYYDDEDPFDVLVLVEDATFPGCIVEARPVALMKMDDDGEQDDKVIAVPTEDPRFDHIQDLDDVPQQTRDEIDEFFSTYKNLEAGKEVETLGWEDRRAALDAIEHAQNLYEQNFA; encoded by the coding sequence ATGGCTAACCTCTGGGAAGACCTGGAAACCGGCCCGAACGCGCCGGAGACCGTCTACGCGGTGATCGAGTGCCTGAAGGGCGAGCGAAACAAGTACGAGTACGACAAGGACGTTCCGGGCGTCGTGCTCGATCGGGTGCTCCACAGCAACGTCCACTACCCCTCCGACTACGGGTTCATGCCGCGGACGTACTACGACGACGAGGACCCGTTCGACGTCCTCGTGCTCGTCGAGGACGCGACGTTCCCCGGGTGCATCGTCGAGGCGCGCCCCGTCGCGCTCATGAAGATGGACGACGACGGCGAACAGGACGACAAGGTCATCGCCGTGCCGACGGAGGACCCGCGCTTCGATCACATCCAGGACCTCGACGACGTCCCCCAGCAGACGCGCGACGAGATCGACGAGTTCTTTTCGACCTACAAGAACCTCGAGGCCGGCAAGGAAGTCGAGACGCTCGGGTGGGAGGACAGGCGGGCCGCGCTCGACGCCATCGAGCACGCGCAGAACCTCTACGAGCAGAACTTCGCCTGA